One window from the genome of Cardiocondyla obscurior isolate alpha-2009 linkage group LG04, Cobs3.1, whole genome shotgun sequence encodes:
- the Atg101 gene encoding autophagy-related protein 101 produces MNARTQLFELSMEGRQVDEAVASIFHSVLFHRSLGKFKYKQEGSYSVGTVGYQDVDCDFIDFTYVCCSSVHLDQTLKREISGFSEALRSTDSPGSGQISLEFFQRKKSRWPFQPECIPWEVWTVRLELIKLATEHERQICREKVGDLLTDKILYITEVMNRHDYIPKVPSQAELDLIFDTSYPDIQPYLFKLSFTTSSPSTTTMGNTMKKLIRETLSI; encoded by the coding sequence ATGAACGCCAGAACGCAGCTGTTCGAATTGAGCATGGAGGGACGCCAGGTGGACGAGGCGGTGGCGAGCATCTTCCACAGCGTGTTATTTCATCGGAGCCTCGGCAAGTTCAAGTACAAACAGGAGGGCAGCTATTCGGTGGGCACCGTGGGCTACCAGGACGTCGACTGCGACTTCATCGACTTCACTTACGTATGCTGCTCGTCCGTGCACCTCGACCAGACCCTGAAGCGCGAGATATCGGGCTTCTCGGAGGCGCTGCGCTCTACTGACAGCCCGGGCTCCGGCCAGATATCCCTGGAGTTCTTCCAAAGGAAGAAGAGCCGCTGGCCGTTCCAGCCCGAGTGCATACCGTGGGAAGTGTGGACTGTGCGTCTCGAACTCATTAAACTGGCGACCGAGCACGAACGGCAGATATGCCGCGAAAAAGTGGGTGATCTGCTGACCGACAAAATCCTCTACATCACCGAGGTCATGAACCGGCACGACTACATCCCGAAAGTGCCGAGTCAGGCCGAGCTGGATCTGATCTTCGATACCTCATATCCGGACATACAGCCGTATCTTTTCAAGTTGTCCTTCACGACCTCTAGTCCGTCGACCACTACGATGGGCAACACCATGAAGAAACTGATCCGCGAAACGCTATCCATTTAG
- the Hlh54f gene encoding transcription factor 21: MPRKRCASVSSLDEYPSEEKYMKDDADGRAPRNAANARERARMRILSKAFCKLKTTLPWIPADSKLSKLDTLRLAATYIAHLRAVLRDDGEAHPETTKSLSLALSWPFAIQSNNAATLTNNSCNVSSSTSSSCNQYRGQQTPHDIQNFHHSGHQGAPARHNQEQQFSYY; the protein is encoded by the exons ATGCCTCGAAAGCGATGCGCCTCGGTTTCGTCGTTGGACGAGTATCCTTCCGAGGAAAAGTACATGAAGGACGACGCGGACGGACGTGCGCCGCGAAACGCGGCCAACGCCAGGGAACGTGCGAGGATGCGAATTTTGAGCAAAGCATTTTGCAAACTGAAAACGACCCTGCCGTGGATTCCAGCCGACAGCAAGTTAAGCAAACTAGATACGCTGCGCTTGGCGGCTACGTACATCGCTCATCTGCGAGCTGTGCTTCGAGACGACGGCGAAGCCCATCCCGAAACTACTAAATCCTTATCGCTAGCTCTG tcATGGCCATTCGCTATTCAAAGTAACAACGCAGCCACGCTCACGAATAACAGTTGCAACGTGTCCTCCTCGACGTCTTCGAGCTGTAATCAGTATCGAGGCCAACAAACGCCTCACGATATCCAAAACTTCCATCATTCAGGTCATCAGGGTGCGCCCGCGCGCCATAATCAAGAGCAACAGTTCTCTTATTActaa
- the Yeti gene encoding craniofacial development protein 1, which yields MSEEHQLPSDSDEDDEDYVPDGVDSDPVSEVESEGDAESGPEDENDENKRETKRKKGTKRSKSQKNKRAKCKRTLDKVKVSEEENKEEEKCKEKKELTEEEEKKRADSLWADFMKDTAVEKSKPQNLISKSNERSLPIQKPKAQEKVKITKVFEFAGEEVKVEKEVAVDSAEARLSASAAEKSVEKPSESVSPTVKESRRGGRRVGLGGISSVLGQIGKKPKISTLEKSKLDWDNFKKQENIEEEINTHNKGKDGYLERQDFLQRSDLRQFEIEKQLRNSSRRSTR from the exons ATGTCAGAAGAACATCAGTTGCCTTCTGATTCAGATGAAGATGATGAAGATTATGTTCCTGATGGTGTTGACAGCGATCCTGTATCTGAAGTAGAATCAGAAGGTGATGCTGAGAGTGGTCCAGAAGATGAAAATGATGAGAATAAAAGGGAGACTAAACGAAAGAAGGGTACTAAGAGATCTAAAAGTCAGAAGAACAAGAGGGCGAAGTGTAAAAGAACTTTAGATAAGGTGAAAGTAtcggaagaagaaaataaggaggaagaaaaatgtaaagagaaaaaggagcttactgaggaagaagaaaaaaaaagggctgATTCTCTTTGGGCTGATTTCATGAAGGATACAG CGGTGGAAAAATCGAAGCCACAAAATTTAATCAGCAAGTCGAACGAGAGATCGCTACCGATTCAAAAGCCAAAGGCCCAAGAGAAGGTTAAGATAACTAAGGTTTTCGAATTTGCCGGCGAAGAAGTGAAAGTCGAGAAAGAAGTAGCAGTCGATTCCGCGGAGGCCAGATTGTCAGCTTCCGCGGCCGAAAAATCCGTCGAGAAACCGTCGGAGTCCGTATCTCCCACGGTCAAAGAAAGTAGACGAGGTGGTAGGCGTGTTGGTTTAGGTGGTATTTCTTCGGTTCTTGGACAGATAGGGAAAAAGCCAAAAATTAGTACGTTAGAAAAGTCTAAATTAGATTGGGATAATTTCAAAAAGCAGGAAAACATTGAGGAGGAAATTAATACTCATAACAAAGGCAAGGATGGTTACTTAGAGCGGCAAGATTTTTTGCAGAGATCAGATTTACGGCAGTTCGAAATCGAGAAACAGTTACGGAACTCTAGCAGGCGTAGCACGCGATGA